A genomic stretch from Clavelina lepadiformis chromosome 5, kaClaLepa1.1, whole genome shotgun sequence includes:
- the LOC143460593 gene encoding agrin-like isoform X1, which translates to MKMYCNLPGKNASLRTIQSRLWRLSLVAFCVFYLASVSVEGSRLTRAIMMSLSPPKNTNCVDSTIVEKNETSGIILTGTATQCDNLRAGTYKCTLQVWRFMKGKRLATNLVTLQKSPYPFYKNAFVDVYGMGNPTFCKTNVKKRDTRIFFLNRSNDRLVLADSLLRITLNNLENTQAVIEGQKIQEEPKEPRDPCLDVICGFGARCQATDGVANCICSPASCDFQDGDSGELLTPVCGSDDITYPNLCRLKAAQCQTQRRIRVVSESECVGRDCLDKDRDSDECRLLTTTAPVIDETVCEAVSCGYSSVCQVVVGTDGSRAPSCVCPVCDEFRTSPVCGSDGTTYRTHCDLKRMSCFKTKDISIVRRSSCDPCEVFNETTLAFERLCSGICSFDDAGMPRCCDDVACDTEQVGEVCGSDGNTYESQCALTSFSCKTGRELSVIREGPCPAKKSMTKLTGSVGIEADDNCPGNCDPANEDFSDFIRTFEIDVNQKLQALSEEDIDAKTLGEFMVTEVRKGSVILLFSAFASTYSEPITMADDPDAGTRWINDRLFDEASGAITLTISENGLTTVEGRYPADNVIVEDVCLDLQCEHGAKCQIYANVTGIFPQCSCDSIGDAQKLDVSLACKLADDGQGRERKFVNMYAARRAMCESHTMFTFKDICREIPPDPCEDLGGCGEGEVCTVLNGIASCGCVVCGDEYKPVCTTDGQTFRSACEVHRQNCVSGGNLAIQKEGACESQCDDVKCWNGAQCETEAQGTVCVCPTACTDAYAPVCGSDCMTYDNECEMVVTACKNKLEITLAHNGPCDDQCVIGSDMEGSGKSDDDCECLYGGTCDNTIDDEDANCVCSFNCGSENTSEVCGSDGNTYMNECELKKTQCEMQEVLYIVSRGLCEVSCSDSKYGCCSDGLTPAKGFKKAGCPEKCKCNSYGSYGTTCDPVSKQCICRPGVGGMHCDRCRPGYWNFTAVAKGLIVGCMACRCHSDGSTRDDCDQMTGRCSCKDGVMGLKCTECISDGSWVTSNGCDHGGLSPDSATSCQDLSCRSGQECVQEAGVYVCRCPNLSSCENFNGESVCGTDGITYSDVCQMRVIACKKGADVSVAAEGSCKDALIHPDLVTTKVTTTRKPTAASMSSTKETTTVVNKSSKPPTKPATATMTTKTTTTTTKLDKSVSSSRLPPSVQPEPSAEPKPSAEPKPSAKPEPSAKPEPSAKPEPTAEPEPSAKPEPSAEPEPSAEPEPSAEPEPSAEPEPSTEPEPSAKPEPSAQPEPSAKPEPRPSTQKALSTQPALPTEPEPSAETKSFTITNPTMKVQPEPSSNTPSSSVQPNTNLPESSGDGLLVGDDEDYQGSGDNGDSDVTENVETTTSSVFVGSTSKEDVATPESAESPTELAMIFTGTGYFEDIDGTELVYTSDLEDSQSEIFQEYSNLIEGKIMEYVNDPLLQGKVKAVRVTQMTTEWWYSQLKTTFDVHLAPGTLAKEVQLALDSVSGGEHEFEITEAPGLNLFYRDRPFISIYDENESFDMDDAYSSRVLPDRDSSHFGMEMTPPVHDTPREYEEDLEWSTPQFGGASYLEFEKLPSSVFSAITITMSFRTFDAEGLLFFSAQRELNRDFISLAVKQGYVEFRFDTGSGPLRLRSRRPVDDGGWHKIVARRNRRDGMLMLDDDSGVQGTAPGRTAGLNLHITVYVGGYTFNMEERIRDQAGVNKGLTGCIRSLAVDEDKLLGAPTPSNCIGSSRIAECSWSPCFPNPCNNSADCFITRQGDRFTNKCQCKDKFEGARCEREVMEKKIDPCASNPCHPSANCSSATDQDGFNCICPPGRSDSLCSTVTHSPAYMPSFVGDSYIQRESLGSTVKSRMEIEVLFYCRQPDGLIFYNGQKKSGKGDFVALNLRDGHLEFLYNLGQGIATIRSTSPVTLGDWHLARVSRDMTRGEMSVDGGVPERGRSPGENFHLNVKLPLYLGGVPQYNKMLRSYGIRNGLDGALQKFTVNGMNIPLFVDNLTNTSYNVQPFNGHACYHNPCLNGGACLPNRAEYSCACAPGHVGESCEEESIDLLSDQVLRDQSESGVYFDGKAKAMYNNYVKSISRSLRHNAYQIRIRTKRPHGLLLMAGKARRTDRMSGDYLALAVTDGKVHLRYDLGSGPAHVISDDRIDNGEWTTINVERIDKEATLQVNNGLVQHVTSPGKTRKLNTDGFLWLGGIDYQPRGIGLYKSFFNSFVGCVSRFMIHEEEILLPEDALNSPDLPSCS; encoded by the exons GTCAGAAGATACAAGAAGAACCAAAAGAACCGAGAG ACCCGTGTCTCGATGTTATATGTGGATTCGGAGCCCGTTGCCAGGCAACCGATGGCGTCGCCAATTGCATTTGTTCTCCGGCATCATGTGACTTTCAAGATGGGGATTCAGGCGAGCTCCTGACTCCGGTTTGCGGATCCGACGACATCACTTATCCGAATCTTTGCCGGTTGAAAGCCGCCCAGTGCCAAACTCAGCGTCGCATAAGAGTCGTTTCAGAATCTGAATGCG TAGGACGGGATTGTCTCGACAAAGATCGCGATTCAGATGAATGTAGACTCTTGACAACTACCG CCCCCGTAATCGACGAAACGGTTTGCGAGGCAGTATCGTGTGGgtattcaagtgtctgccaaGTCGTCGTTGGCACCGACGGATCGAGGGCGCCATCTTGTGTCTGCCCAGTATGCGATGAGTTCAGAACTTCTCCAGTTTGCGGAAGCGACGGAACGACTTATCGTACTCATTGCGACTTGAAGCGGATGTCTTGTTTCAAGACTAAGGACATCAGTATTGTGAGGAGGTCGTCCTGCG ATCCATGTGAAGTCTTCAACGAGACAACCCTAGCTTTTGAGCGTCTGTGTTCGGGAATATGTTCGTTTGACGACGCTGGCATGCCAAGATGTTGTGACGATGTGGCATGCGATACAGAGCAAGTTGGGGAAGTTTGTGGCAGCGATGGGAACACTTATGAATCACAATGCGCTCTTACGAG CTTTTCCTGCAAGACAGGACGAGAGCTTTCCGTGATTCGGGAAGGACCCTGCCCAGCTAAGAAAT CCATGACTAAGTTGACTGGTTCAGTTGGAATCGAAGCTGACGATAATTGCCCGGGCAACTGCGATCCTGCGAATGAAGACTTTAGTGACTTTATAAGGACATTTGAGATCGATGTCAACCAG AAATTACAAGCGCTAAGCGAGGAAGACATTGATGCCAAGACTCTTGGCGAATTTATGGTCACTGAAGTTCGAAAAGGAAGTGTCATATTGCTCTTCAG TGCATTTGCTTCCACTTACTCGGAGCCAATAACCATGGCTGATGATCCAGATGCTGGCACAAGGTGGATCAATGACAGGCTCTTTGACGAAGCATCGGGAGCGATTACTTTGACAATCAGTGAAAATGGGCTCACCACAGTTGAAGGGAGATATCCGGCTGACAATGTTATAGTAGAAG ATGTATGTTTGGACCTTCAATGCGAACACGGCGCAAAGTGCCAAATTTATGCAAACGTCACAGGTATTTTCCCGCAATGCTCTTGTGACAGTATTGGCGATGCCCAGAAGTTAGACGTGTCGTTAGCTTGTAAACTGGCTGATGACGGACAAGGAAGGGAAAGGAAATTCGTTAACATGTACGCTGCTAGGCGAGCAATGTGCGAGTCACATACTATGTTCACCTTCAAAGATATTTGCCGAG AAATTCCTCCAGACCCATGTGAGGATCTGGGTGGATGTGGAGAAGGAGAAGTCTGCACGGTTCTCAATGGCATCGCTTCTTGTGGGTGTGTCGTCTGTGGTGACGAATATAAGCCGGTTTGCACAACTGATGGACAAACGTTCAG gAGTGCGTGCGAAGTGCACAGACAGAACTGTGTTTCTGGTGGAAACCTGGCAATACAGAAAGAAGGAGCTTGTG AGAGCCAATGTGATGATGTGAAGTGCTGGAATGGTGCACAGTGTGAAACTGAAGCTCAGGGAACAGTATGCGTCTGTCCTACTGCC TGCACCGATGCATATGCCCCAGTCTGTGGTTCAGACTGCATGACATATGACAACGAATGTGAAATGGTGGTCACTGCTTGCAAGAATAAGTTGGAAATAACACTTGCCCATAATGGTCCCTGTG ACGATCAATGTGTGATTGGGTCAGACATGGAAGGTTCTGGAAAATCTGATGATGATTGTGAATGTTTATATGGTGGAACTTGTGACAACACAATTGACGATGAAGACGCAAACTGTGTTTGTTCATTCAACTGCGGATCAGA GAATACTTCTGAAGTTTGTGGTTCTGATGGAAATACATATATGAATGAATGTGAACTGAAGAAAACACAGTGTGAAATGCAAGAAGTGTTGTATATTGTTTCAAGGGGTCTATGTGAAG TATCATGCTCAGACAGCAAGTATGGATGCTGCTCAGATGGCCTGACTCCTGCTAAAGGTTTCAAAAAAGCTGGATGTCCAG AAAAGTGCAAGTGCAACTCTTACGGTTCCTACGGCACCACCTGTGACCCAGTAAGCAAGCAATGCATTTGTCGACCCGGTGTGGGTGGAATGCATTGCGATCGATGCAGACCAGGGTACTGGAACTTCACAGCAGTAGCTAAAGGGCTTATTGTTGGGTGCATGG CATGTCGTTGCCACTCTGATGGTTCAACCAGAGACGATTGCGATCAGATGACCGGACGTTGTAGTTGCAAAGATGGGGTGATGGGCTTAAAATGCACTGAGTGCATCTCCGATGGGTCATGGGTTACAAGCAATGGATGTGACCACGGTG GTCTCTCACCGGACTCAGCAACATCCTGCCAAGATCTCAGTTGTCGCTCAGGCCAGGAATGTGTGCAAGAGGCCGGAGTATATGTCTGTAGATGTCCAAACTTGTCATCTTGCGAAAACTTCAATGGGGAAAGT GTTTGTGGTACCGATGGTATTACATACTCCGATGTCTGCCAGATGAGAGTGATTGCTTGCAAAAAGGGCGCTGATGTCAGTGTTGCTGCTGAAGGATCCTGTAAAG ATGCTCTAATCCATCCAGATCTTGTGACAACTAAAGTAACCACAACTCGTAAACCCACAGCTGCTTCTATGTCGAGTACTAAAGAAACAACCACTGTTGTAAATAAATCGTCAAAACCACCCACTAAACCTGCAACAGCGACAATGACAACCAAAACAACAAccacaacaacaaagttaGATAAATCAGTATCATCTAGTCGTTTGCCACCATCTGTACAACCAGAACCATCCGCAGAACCGAAACCATCCGCTGAGCCGAAACCATCTGCAAAACCTGAACCATCTGCAAAACCTGAACCATCTGCAAAACCTGAACCAACCGCAGAACCAGAACCATCTGCAAAACCTGAACCATCTGCAGAACCAGAACCATCTGCAGAACCAGAACCATCTGCAGAACCAGAACCATCCGCAGAACCAGAACCATCCACAGAACCGGAACCATCTGCAAAACCTGAACCATCTGCACAACCAGAACCATCTGCAAAACCAGAACCAAGACCTTCCACGCAGAAAGCATTGTCTACACAGCCTGCACTACCTACTGAGCCCGAACCATCTGCAGAAACAAAGTCATTTACAATAACAAATCCAACCATGAAAGTTCAGCCAGAGCCATCCTCCAACACACCATCATCCTCTGTGCAACCGAATACAAATTTGCCCG AATCAAGTGGTGATGGTCTTTTGGTTGGAGATGACGAAGATTACCAAGGATCTGGTGATAATGGTGATAGTGACGTCACAGAAAAT GTTGAAACAACAACATCATCAGTGTTCGTGGGTTCTACATCTAAAGAAGATGTTGCTACACCAGAATCTGCAGAATCACCCACAGAac ttgcAATGATATTCACTGGAACTGGGTATTTTGAGGATATTGATGGGACAGAACTCGTCTACACTTCTGACCTTGAAGACAGCCAATCAGAAATTTTTCAAGAGTACagtaatttaattgaagggaAG ATAATGGAGTATGTCAATGACCCACTACTTCAGGGCAAAGTAAAGGCAGTGAGGGTGACACAGATGACCACAGAATGGTGGTACAGCCAGTTGAAAACAACCTTTGATGTTCATCTTGCTCCTGGCACCCTTGCTAAAGAGGTCCAGTTGGCTCTCGACTCTGTGTCCGGTGGAGAGCATGAGTTTGAGATTACAGAAGCACCAG GTCTAAACTTGTTTTACCGAGATCGgccatttatttcaatttatgaCGAAAATGAATCGTTTGATATGGATGATGCATACTCTTCCAGAGTCCTTCCAGACC GGGACAGTTCTCATTTTGGAATGGAAATGACACCCCCCGTCCATGACACCCCACGTGAATATGAAGAAG ATCTCGAATGGTCCACCCCACAGTTTGGAGGCGCATCATACTTGGAATTTGAAAAACTTCCGAGTAGCGTGTTCAGTGCAATCACAATAACAATGTCGTTCAGGACATTCGACGCTGAGGGTCTATTGTTTTTCTCGGCACAAAGAGAGCTGAATCGAGACTTCATCTCATTGGCAGTGAAGCAAGGTTATGTCGAGTTCAG GTTCGACACCGGTTCAGGTCCACTACGTCTCAGGAGTAGGAGACCAGTGGATGATGGTGGTTGGCACAAGATCGTTGCGAGGAGGAACAGAAGAGACGGGATGCTGATG CTTGATGATGACAGTGGAGTTCAAGGTACTGCTCCAGGTAGAACCGCTGGCCTCAACCTTCACATCACCGTTTACGTTGGAGGCTATACTTTCAACATGGAGGAAAG AATTAGAGACCAGGCTGGTGTTAACAAAGGCCTCACAGGTTGTATCCGTTCTCTTGCTGTCGATGAAGACAAACTTCTTGGTGCACCAACGCCCAGCAATTGCATAGGTTCTAGCAG GATCGCAGAATGTAGTTGGTCACCGTGTTTCCCGAATCCGTGTAACAACTCAGCAGATTGCTTTATTACGAGGCAGGGAGATAGATTCACCAACAAATGTCAATGCAAAGACAAATTTGAAG GAGCTCGTTGCGAAAGAGAAGTCATGGAGAAGAAGATCGATCCATGCGCATCCAATCCATGTCACCCTTCAGCAAACTGCTCGTCAGCTACGGACCAAGATGGTTTCAACTGTATCTGTCCGCCCGGTAGATCAGACTCTCTCTGCAGCACCG TTACTCATAGTCCCGCCTATATGCCTTCATTTGTTGGGGATTCCTACATCCAGCGCGAATCTCTGGGATCCACTGTGAAGAGCAGGATGGAAATTGAAGTTTTATTCTATTGCAGACAACCGGATG GCCTAATATTCTACAATGGACAGAAGAAATCAGGCAAAGGGGATTTTGTTGCACTTAATCTGCGAGATGGTCATTTAGAATTTCTGTATAACTTAGGACAGGGCATAGCAACGATCAG AAGTACGAGCCCAGTGACGCTTGGCGACTGGCATCTGGCGAGGGTGTCTCGTGACATGACGCGAGGAGAGATGTCTGTCGACGGGGGAGTCCCCGAACGAGGAAGATCTCCG ggagaaaattttcatttgaatGTCAAGTTGCCTCTTTATTTGGGGGGAGTCCCGCAGTACAACAAAATGCTGCGTTCCTATGGAATCAGGAATGGATTGGATGGTGCTTTGCAGAAG TTTACAGTCAACGGTATGAATATCCCACTCTTCGTCGATAATCTCACCAACACTTCGTATAACGTGCAACCGTTCAACGGACACGCGTGCTACCACAACCCGTGTTTGAATGGTGGAGCATGCTTGCCAAACAGGGCCGAATACTCGTGCGCATGCGCCCCGGGCCATGTGGGAGAAAGTTGCGAAGAAG AATCAATCGATCTTCTGTCTGATCAAGTCTTACGAGACCAATCGGAATCCGGCGTCTATTTTGACGGCAAAGCCAAGGCCATGTACAACAACTACGTCAAGTCTAT CTCGCGTTCATTACGCCACAATGCGTATCAGATCCGCATAAGGACCAAGCGGCCTCATGGTTTGCTGTTGATGGCGGGGAAGGCAAGAAGAACTGACAGAATGTCAGGAGATTACCTGGCACTGGCCGTCACCGACGGAAAAGTCCATTTGCGCTATGACCTGGGCTCCGGTCCTGCCCACGTGATTTCAGACGATAGAATAGATAACGGAGAGTGGACTACCATTAATGTAGAGAG GATTGACAAAGAAGCCACTCTTCAAGTAAACAACGGTCTCGTCCAACACGTGACCTCGCCAggtaaaacaagaaaattaaacACAGACGGCTTTCTCTGGCTTG GAGGAATCGATTATCAGCCGCGGGGAATTGGGTTGTACAAATCCTTCTTCAACTCGTTTGTGGGATGCGTTTCTCGCTTCATGATCCACGAGGAAGAAATCCTGCTGCCAGAGGATGCGCTCAACTCCCCAGATCTTCCATCTTGCTCATGA